One genomic segment of Penaeus chinensis breed Huanghai No. 1 chromosome 13, ASM1920278v2, whole genome shotgun sequence includes these proteins:
- the LOC125031883 gene encoding rho family-interacting cell polarization regulator 2-like isoform X1, with the protein MPANAPDDLATPAPAPSMRSQLSHAHSEVRLGVELWEVGEPLGRAAGDPGGGEGVGGALSPPGDSQGGPGGPGTTRSDSSRSDTSSSGASSSCCSSSGGPRRPCLHAALSDPGYESAHLPDDDRDDPEHLRRQQQQLCHSGGGMSLRERCEGRDGSPLHQGLTRSRSFGGLLSHRRSGSEAGSPQQTLGRAGWAGAGVLGQAVSSPRDVRRVLSLPPHVKVPKSPRPERAAQISASVAAGLRECVSVTRQDLDSLRQTQQDSQLQQQIKAAERYLKRIEYHLSKLEDLQDQYTLHQKLRDGVRTMAYAYALSPGKEKASALSNVRSGYRECTETLCALEVQIEQLIGTLTLEMKGIQGFARLCPGDVFEVTLKHGTQKWKSRGRVCKDNSQTWDNQRTVIKGLIGEMLLIKAVEVRVLGKTVVIGNKVCETKDLFSPHPQLMTVNLNPSGSLKLNIVITWNPLDGVVEDTLVRTPSMSATSPGNKRRTPVLHTLSSSPPHTVGSVPSGKDSGLSPECDHDSSFGSMSARSSTADSASPLSEYRGLLSSHAALSTRTDSNSPVSDYQGLSRRTDSQDSILFDGRDSASPQCDNTGNFTLVRKKESRVEQWARYSQFSISQGSNMDLMSRSFSHMSSYSAGLSPTMSQSLSHQLDLLGTEPESLRWGDGQHWDEANPPLTLKKVVSRLRTCLEDIQGQFPQLHTLEEAVLELDDMCRNCRSRRDSNTSEISLSVESALECFDFLNAECDDDFEDDNPDACEEKKKKEAAAVFAGPSLPDTSQPLVTGTPQLDSFLYTHLKHALQLLQHLGSFGPLRSKERHSLQLLENEGQLVARVLAHRHNFDSLKPQHIITVPHVQVLWDSVSGGDDWCIQGQAVVNGLQQLVSTLVDPTVPGLARRVLEDIVRSMTDCEEYDGNSVVTVGHFLQHLHRPLQHTVPATAHNLAIADLLLSANTAKVEAGLQQIKEPTNFHIKIIGHLLAGPSELRHVTTNFVNGLAHDNQLMNMILELCLLLLESGRTSDREAACVLLGVLAPIVPLNTENKETDSKRSSKSSNKAKKHSSASQEGTPEWPNPIEVLSFLQQNDSSGEVREAARRGLLSLGAEGQTALQQVQLSSHGFQGIEVKERTKL; encoded by the exons GTGCGGCTGGGCGTGGAGCTGTGGGAAGTGGGCGAGCCGCTGGGTCGTGCTGCCGGGGATCCAGGCGGCGGCGAGGGCGTAGGGGGCGCCTTGAGCCCCCCGGGTGATTCCCAGGGGGGTCCAGGCGGGCCCGGAACCACCCGCAGTGACTCTTCGCGAAGCGACACCTCGTCCTCAGGAGCCTCGTCTTCGTGCTGCTCCTCCTCAGGCGGTCCCCGCCGTCCCTGCCTGCACGCGGCCTTGTCCGACCCTGGCTACGAGTCGGCGCATCTCCCCGACGACGACCGCGACGACCCCGAGCACTTacggcggcagcagcagcagctctgCCACAGTGGGGGGGGCATGTCCCTGCGGGAGCGCTGCGAGGGGCGCGACGGCTCCCCGCTGCACCAAGGCCTCACGCGGTCGCGCTCCTTCGGCGGCCTCCTGAGTCACCGCAGGTCGGGCTCCGAGGCGGGCTCCCCGCAGCAGACGCTGGGGCGGGCGGGATGGGCAGGCGCGGGCGTGCTGGGGCAGGCCGTGTCGTCGCCCCGGGACGTACGCCGCGTGCTGTCGCTCCCGCCGCACGTCAAGGTTCCCAAGTCGCCGCGGCCGGAACGCGCGGCGCAGATCAGCGCGAGCGTGGCCGCCGGCCTTCGGGAGTGCGTGTCCGTCACCCGGCAGGACCTCGACTCGCTCCGACAGACACAACAGGATTCCCAGCTGCAGCAG CAAATAAAAGCAGCCGAGCGCTACCTCAAGAGGATAGAGTATCATCTGAGTAAACTGGAAGATTTGCAAGACCAGTACACGCTGCACCAGAAACTGCGTGATGGG GTCAGAACAATGGCATATGCTTATGCCCTTTCACCTGGGAAGGAGAAAGCATCTGCTCTCAGTAATGTACGTTCAGGGTATAGGGAATGTACAGAAACACTTTGTGCGCTGGAAGTCCAGATCGAGCAGTTGATTGGTACATTAACATTAGAAATGAAAG GTATTCAAGGTTTTGCACGATTGTGTCCAGGAGATGTGTTTGAAGTAACCCTAAAGCATGGGACACAGAAGTGGAAGTCTCGTGGACGAGTGTGCAAGGACAACTCTCAGACGTGGGACAACCAGAGGACTGTCATCAAGGGACTTATTGGGGAAATG TTGCTTATAAAGGCAGTTGAAGTTCGAGTTTTGGGTAAGACGGTTGTGATAGGCAACAAGGTGTGTGAGACGAAAGACCTCTTCTCACCACATCCACAGCTCATGACTGTCAACCTTAATCCTTCTGGCTCACTTAAACTCAACATTGTTATTACGTGGAA CCCACTTGATGGTGTAGTTGAGGACACCTTGGTCAGAACACCAAGCATGTCTGCTACATCACCTGGCAATAAGCGCAGAACACCAGTACTGCATACCCTCAGCTCATCCCCTCCACACACTGTTGGAAGT gttCCCTCCGGCAAGGACAGTGGTTTGTCCCCAGAGTGTGATCACGATAGCAGTTTTGGTAGTATGTCCGCACGTAGCTCAACTGCAGACAGTGCAAGTCCATTGTCTGAATATCGAGGTCTGCTCTCTTCTCACGCTGCATTGTCTACAAGAACAGATAGCAACAGTCCTGTCTCTGATTACCAGGGACTTTCAAGGAGAACAGACAGTCAG GATTCTATACTATTTGATGGGCGAGATTCAGCTAGCCCACAGTGTGACAATACTGGAAACTTCACTCTTGTACGGAAGAAGGAGAGTCGTGTTGAGCAGTGGGCTAGATACTCACAG TTCAGCATCTCTCAGGGCTCTAACATGGATCTGATGTCTCGATCCTTCTCCCACATGTCCTCATACTCAGCTGGTCTCTCTCCCACAATGTCCCAGTCCCTTTCTCACCAACTGGACCTGCTCGGCACAGAGCCCGAGTCACTAAGATGGGGGGATGGGCAGCATTGGGATGAGGCCAACCCACCTCTTACTCTTAAAAAG GTTGTAAGTCGACTGCGAACTTGCTTAGAAGACATCCAGGGACAATTTCCACAGCTTCATACTTTGGAGGAGGCTGTCTTGGAACTGGATGATATGTGCAGG AATTGCCGAAGCAGACGTGACAGCAACACTTCCGAAATTAGCCTTTCAGTTGAATCTGCGTTAGAATGCTTCGACTTCCTTAATGCtgaatgtgatgatgattttgaagaTGATAATCCAGAT GCatgtgaggaaaagaagaaaaaagaagcagcaGCTGTGTTTGCAGGTCCATCATTACCAGACACAAGTCAGCCTCTGGTCACTGGTACACCGCAGTTGGATTCTTTCCTCTACACTCATCTGAAACATGCTCTTCAGTTGTTGCAA CATCTTGGATCATTTGGGCCCCTCAGGAGTAAGGAACGACACTCATTACAGCTCCTGGAGAATGAAGGGCAACTTGTGGCAAGAGTTTTAGCTCATAGACACAACTTTGACAGTCTTAAACCACAGCATATTATCACAGTTCCACATGTACAG GTTCTCTGGGACTCTGTGTCTGGAGGAGATGATTGGTGCATCCAAGGACAAGCAGTTGTAAATGGCTTACAGCAGCTCGTGTCAACTTTAGTGGATCCAACAGTACCAGGTTTAGCAAGAAGag TGCTGGAAGACATTGTAAGATCAATGACTGATTGTGAAGAATATGATGGAAATTCAGTAGTGACTGTTGGCCACTTCCTTCAACACCTGCATCGGCCTCTTCAGCACACTGTGCCAGCTACAGCACACAATCTTGCAATTGCTGACCTTCTGCTGTCTGCAAACACAGCAAA AGTGGAAGCTGGTCTGCAACAAATCAAAGAACCCACAAATTTCCACATCAAGATTATTGGTCATCTGCTAGCAGGCCCATCTGAGCTGCGCCATGTTACAACCAATTTTGTAAATGGTCTAGCCCATGATAACCAACTAATGAACATG ATTCTCGAGTTGTGTCTCTTACTCTTGGAATCTGGCCGTACAAGTGACCGTGAGGCAGCCTGTGTCCTGCTAGGTGTATTAGCACCAATTGTCCCCTtaaacacagaaaataaagagACTGATTCAAAAAGATCAAGCAAGAGCTCCAACAAAGCCAAGAAACATTCCTCAGCAAGTCAGGAAGGAACCCCTGAATGGCCCAACCCCATTGAGGTTTTGTCATTCTTGCAACAGAACGATTCCAGTGGGGAAGTAAGGGAAGCGGCGAGGCGAGGACTGCTCAGTTTGGGTGCAGAGGGTCAGACAGCACTGCAACAAGTCCAGCTTTCATCACATGGGTTTCAAGGCATTGAAGTAAAGGAAAGAACCAAGCTGTAA
- the LOC125031744 gene encoding leptin receptor gene-related protein-like isoform X1, which yields MAGIKALVSLAFSASIGLMFLILACALPQYNNWWPFFVLVFYVLAPIPTIMARRMSEDSGGSNPCKELAYFITAGLVVSAFGLPIVLARAPVEQPVIHWGACALVLSGNIVTFLTIWGFFVMADSDDVEYSMW from the exons CTTTGGTGAGCTTGGCATTTTCGGCCTCGATAGGCCTCATGTTCCTCATCTTGGCCTGTGCTCTGCCACAGTACAA TAACTGGTGGCCATTCTTTGTGCTGGTGTTCTATGTCCTTGCTCCCATCCCAACAATTATGGCTCGGAGAATGTCGGAGGACTCTGGTGGCAGCAATCCGTGTAAAGAACTGGCATATTTCATAACGGCAGGCTTGGTCGTGTCTGCCTTTGGTCTTCCGATTGTGCTAGCCAGAGCACCAGTTGAACAGCCAGTG ATCCATTGGGGTGCTTGTGCTCTGGTTCTCTCAGGGAACATCGTCACTTTCCTGACCATCTGGGGCTTCTTTGTGATGGCTGACAGTGACGATGTGGAGTACAGCATGTGGTGA
- the LOC125031883 gene encoding rho family-interacting cell polarization regulator 2-like isoform X3 produces the protein MPANAPDDLATPAPAPSMRSQLSHAHSEVRLGVELWEVGEPLGRAAGDPGGGEGVGGALSPPGDSQGGPGGPGTTRSDSSRSDTSSSGASSSCCSSSGGPRRPCLHAALSDPGYESAHLPDDDRDDPEHLRRQQQQLCHSGGGMSLRERCEGRDGSPLHQGLTRSRSFGGLLSHRRSGSEAGSPQQTLGRAGWAGAGVLGQAVSSPRDVRRVLSLPPHVKVPKSPRPERAAQISASVAAGLRECVSVTRQDLDSLRQTQQDSQLQQQIKAAERYLKRIEYHLSKLEDLQDQYTLHQKLRDGVRTMAYAYALSPGKEKASALSNVRSGYRECTETLCALEVQIEQLIGTLTLEMKGIQGFARLCPGDVFEVTLKHGTQKWKSRGRVCKDNSQTWDNQRTVIKGLIGEMLLIKAVEVRVLGKTVVIGNKVCETKDLFSPHPQLMTVNLNPSGSLKLNIVITWNPLDGVVEDTLVRTPSMSATSPGNKRRTPVLHTLSSSPPHTVGSVPSGKDSGLSPECDHDSSFGSMSARSSTADSASPLSEYRGLLSSHAALSTRTDSNSPVSDYQGLSRRTDSQDSILFDGRDSASPQCDNTGNFTLVRKKESRVEQWARYSQFSISQGSNMDLMSRSFSHMSSYSAGLSPTMSQSLSHQLDLLGTEPESLRWGDGQHWDEANPPLTLKKVVSRLRTCLEDIQGQFPQLHTLEEAVLELDDMCRNCRSRRDSNTSEISLSVESALECFDFLNAECDDDFEDDNPDACEEKKKKEAAAVFAGPSLPDTSQPLVTGTPQLDSFLYTHLKHALQLLQHLGSFGPLRSKERHSLQLLENEGQLVARVLAHRHNFDSLKPQHIITVPHVQVLWDSVSGGDDWCIQGQAVVNGLQQLVSTLVDPTVPGLARRVLEDIVRSMTDCEEYDGNSVVTVGHFLQHLHRPLQHTVPATAHNLAIADLLLSANTAKKEF, from the exons GTGCGGCTGGGCGTGGAGCTGTGGGAAGTGGGCGAGCCGCTGGGTCGTGCTGCCGGGGATCCAGGCGGCGGCGAGGGCGTAGGGGGCGCCTTGAGCCCCCCGGGTGATTCCCAGGGGGGTCCAGGCGGGCCCGGAACCACCCGCAGTGACTCTTCGCGAAGCGACACCTCGTCCTCAGGAGCCTCGTCTTCGTGCTGCTCCTCCTCAGGCGGTCCCCGCCGTCCCTGCCTGCACGCGGCCTTGTCCGACCCTGGCTACGAGTCGGCGCATCTCCCCGACGACGACCGCGACGACCCCGAGCACTTacggcggcagcagcagcagctctgCCACAGTGGGGGGGGCATGTCCCTGCGGGAGCGCTGCGAGGGGCGCGACGGCTCCCCGCTGCACCAAGGCCTCACGCGGTCGCGCTCCTTCGGCGGCCTCCTGAGTCACCGCAGGTCGGGCTCCGAGGCGGGCTCCCCGCAGCAGACGCTGGGGCGGGCGGGATGGGCAGGCGCGGGCGTGCTGGGGCAGGCCGTGTCGTCGCCCCGGGACGTACGCCGCGTGCTGTCGCTCCCGCCGCACGTCAAGGTTCCCAAGTCGCCGCGGCCGGAACGCGCGGCGCAGATCAGCGCGAGCGTGGCCGCCGGCCTTCGGGAGTGCGTGTCCGTCACCCGGCAGGACCTCGACTCGCTCCGACAGACACAACAGGATTCCCAGCTGCAGCAG CAAATAAAAGCAGCCGAGCGCTACCTCAAGAGGATAGAGTATCATCTGAGTAAACTGGAAGATTTGCAAGACCAGTACACGCTGCACCAGAAACTGCGTGATGGG GTCAGAACAATGGCATATGCTTATGCCCTTTCACCTGGGAAGGAGAAAGCATCTGCTCTCAGTAATGTACGTTCAGGGTATAGGGAATGTACAGAAACACTTTGTGCGCTGGAAGTCCAGATCGAGCAGTTGATTGGTACATTAACATTAGAAATGAAAG GTATTCAAGGTTTTGCACGATTGTGTCCAGGAGATGTGTTTGAAGTAACCCTAAAGCATGGGACACAGAAGTGGAAGTCTCGTGGACGAGTGTGCAAGGACAACTCTCAGACGTGGGACAACCAGAGGACTGTCATCAAGGGACTTATTGGGGAAATG TTGCTTATAAAGGCAGTTGAAGTTCGAGTTTTGGGTAAGACGGTTGTGATAGGCAACAAGGTGTGTGAGACGAAAGACCTCTTCTCACCACATCCACAGCTCATGACTGTCAACCTTAATCCTTCTGGCTCACTTAAACTCAACATTGTTATTACGTGGAA CCCACTTGATGGTGTAGTTGAGGACACCTTGGTCAGAACACCAAGCATGTCTGCTACATCACCTGGCAATAAGCGCAGAACACCAGTACTGCATACCCTCAGCTCATCCCCTCCACACACTGTTGGAAGT gttCCCTCCGGCAAGGACAGTGGTTTGTCCCCAGAGTGTGATCACGATAGCAGTTTTGGTAGTATGTCCGCACGTAGCTCAACTGCAGACAGTGCAAGTCCATTGTCTGAATATCGAGGTCTGCTCTCTTCTCACGCTGCATTGTCTACAAGAACAGATAGCAACAGTCCTGTCTCTGATTACCAGGGACTTTCAAGGAGAACAGACAGTCAG GATTCTATACTATTTGATGGGCGAGATTCAGCTAGCCCACAGTGTGACAATACTGGAAACTTCACTCTTGTACGGAAGAAGGAGAGTCGTGTTGAGCAGTGGGCTAGATACTCACAG TTCAGCATCTCTCAGGGCTCTAACATGGATCTGATGTCTCGATCCTTCTCCCACATGTCCTCATACTCAGCTGGTCTCTCTCCCACAATGTCCCAGTCCCTTTCTCACCAACTGGACCTGCTCGGCACAGAGCCCGAGTCACTAAGATGGGGGGATGGGCAGCATTGGGATGAGGCCAACCCACCTCTTACTCTTAAAAAG GTTGTAAGTCGACTGCGAACTTGCTTAGAAGACATCCAGGGACAATTTCCACAGCTTCATACTTTGGAGGAGGCTGTCTTGGAACTGGATGATATGTGCAGG AATTGCCGAAGCAGACGTGACAGCAACACTTCCGAAATTAGCCTTTCAGTTGAATCTGCGTTAGAATGCTTCGACTTCCTTAATGCtgaatgtgatgatgattttgaagaTGATAATCCAGAT GCatgtgaggaaaagaagaaaaaagaagcagcaGCTGTGTTTGCAGGTCCATCATTACCAGACACAAGTCAGCCTCTGGTCACTGGTACACCGCAGTTGGATTCTTTCCTCTACACTCATCTGAAACATGCTCTTCAGTTGTTGCAA CATCTTGGATCATTTGGGCCCCTCAGGAGTAAGGAACGACACTCATTACAGCTCCTGGAGAATGAAGGGCAACTTGTGGCAAGAGTTTTAGCTCATAGACACAACTTTGACAGTCTTAAACCACAGCATATTATCACAGTTCCACATGTACAG GTTCTCTGGGACTCTGTGTCTGGAGGAGATGATTGGTGCATCCAAGGACAAGCAGTTGTAAATGGCTTACAGCAGCTCGTGTCAACTTTAGTGGATCCAACAGTACCAGGTTTAGCAAGAAGag TGCTGGAAGACATTGTAAGATCAATGACTGATTGTGAAGAATATGATGGAAATTCAGTAGTGACTGTTGGCCACTTCCTTCAACACCTGCATCGGCCTCTTCAGCACACTGTGCCAGCTACAGCACACAATCTTGCAATTGCTGACCTTCTGCTGTCTGCAAACACAGCAAA aaaggAATTTTAA
- the LOC125031744 gene encoding leptin receptor gene-related protein-like isoform X2: MRMTALVSLAFSASIGLMFLILACALPQYNNWWPFFVLVFYVLAPIPTIMARRMSEDSGGSNPCKELAYFITAGLVVSAFGLPIVLARAPVEQPVIHWGACALVLSGNIVTFLTIWGFFVMADSDDVEYSMW; encoded by the exons CTTTGGTGAGCTTGGCATTTTCGGCCTCGATAGGCCTCATGTTCCTCATCTTGGCCTGTGCTCTGCCACAGTACAA TAACTGGTGGCCATTCTTTGTGCTGGTGTTCTATGTCCTTGCTCCCATCCCAACAATTATGGCTCGGAGAATGTCGGAGGACTCTGGTGGCAGCAATCCGTGTAAAGAACTGGCATATTTCATAACGGCAGGCTTGGTCGTGTCTGCCTTTGGTCTTCCGATTGTGCTAGCCAGAGCACCAGTTGAACAGCCAGTG ATCCATTGGGGTGCTTGTGCTCTGGTTCTCTCAGGGAACATCGTCACTTTCCTGACCATCTGGGGCTTCTTTGTGATGGCTGACAGTGACGATGTGGAGTACAGCATGTGGTGA
- the LOC125031883 gene encoding rho family-interacting cell polarization regulator 2-like isoform X2 produces MCLSSVRYEVAMPFKDVRLGVELWEVGEPLGRAAGDPGGGEGVGGALSPPGDSQGGPGGPGTTRSDSSRSDTSSSGASSSCCSSSGGPRRPCLHAALSDPGYESAHLPDDDRDDPEHLRRQQQQLCHSGGGMSLRERCEGRDGSPLHQGLTRSRSFGGLLSHRRSGSEAGSPQQTLGRAGWAGAGVLGQAVSSPRDVRRVLSLPPHVKVPKSPRPERAAQISASVAAGLRECVSVTRQDLDSLRQTQQDSQLQQQIKAAERYLKRIEYHLSKLEDLQDQYTLHQKLRDGVRTMAYAYALSPGKEKASALSNVRSGYRECTETLCALEVQIEQLIGTLTLEMKGIQGFARLCPGDVFEVTLKHGTQKWKSRGRVCKDNSQTWDNQRTVIKGLIGEMLLIKAVEVRVLGKTVVIGNKVCETKDLFSPHPQLMTVNLNPSGSLKLNIVITWNPLDGVVEDTLVRTPSMSATSPGNKRRTPVLHTLSSSPPHTVGSVPSGKDSGLSPECDHDSSFGSMSARSSTADSASPLSEYRGLLSSHAALSTRTDSNSPVSDYQGLSRRTDSQDSILFDGRDSASPQCDNTGNFTLVRKKESRVEQWARYSQFSISQGSNMDLMSRSFSHMSSYSAGLSPTMSQSLSHQLDLLGTEPESLRWGDGQHWDEANPPLTLKKVVSRLRTCLEDIQGQFPQLHTLEEAVLELDDMCRNCRSRRDSNTSEISLSVESALECFDFLNAECDDDFEDDNPDACEEKKKKEAAAVFAGPSLPDTSQPLVTGTPQLDSFLYTHLKHALQLLQHLGSFGPLRSKERHSLQLLENEGQLVARVLAHRHNFDSLKPQHIITVPHVQVLWDSVSGGDDWCIQGQAVVNGLQQLVSTLVDPTVPGLARRVLEDIVRSMTDCEEYDGNSVVTVGHFLQHLHRPLQHTVPATAHNLAIADLLLSANTAKVEAGLQQIKEPTNFHIKIIGHLLAGPSELRHVTTNFVNGLAHDNQLMNMILELCLLLLESGRTSDREAACVLLGVLAPIVPLNTENKETDSKRSSKSSNKAKKHSSASQEGTPEWPNPIEVLSFLQQNDSSGEVREAARRGLLSLGAEGQTALQQVQLSSHGFQGIEVKERTKL; encoded by the exons atgtgtttatcaagTGTTAGATACGAAGTTGCCATGCCATTCAAGGAT GTGCGGCTGGGCGTGGAGCTGTGGGAAGTGGGCGAGCCGCTGGGTCGTGCTGCCGGGGATCCAGGCGGCGGCGAGGGCGTAGGGGGCGCCTTGAGCCCCCCGGGTGATTCCCAGGGGGGTCCAGGCGGGCCCGGAACCACCCGCAGTGACTCTTCGCGAAGCGACACCTCGTCCTCAGGAGCCTCGTCTTCGTGCTGCTCCTCCTCAGGCGGTCCCCGCCGTCCCTGCCTGCACGCGGCCTTGTCCGACCCTGGCTACGAGTCGGCGCATCTCCCCGACGACGACCGCGACGACCCCGAGCACTTacggcggcagcagcagcagctctgCCACAGTGGGGGGGGCATGTCCCTGCGGGAGCGCTGCGAGGGGCGCGACGGCTCCCCGCTGCACCAAGGCCTCACGCGGTCGCGCTCCTTCGGCGGCCTCCTGAGTCACCGCAGGTCGGGCTCCGAGGCGGGCTCCCCGCAGCAGACGCTGGGGCGGGCGGGATGGGCAGGCGCGGGCGTGCTGGGGCAGGCCGTGTCGTCGCCCCGGGACGTACGCCGCGTGCTGTCGCTCCCGCCGCACGTCAAGGTTCCCAAGTCGCCGCGGCCGGAACGCGCGGCGCAGATCAGCGCGAGCGTGGCCGCCGGCCTTCGGGAGTGCGTGTCCGTCACCCGGCAGGACCTCGACTCGCTCCGACAGACACAACAGGATTCCCAGCTGCAGCAG CAAATAAAAGCAGCCGAGCGCTACCTCAAGAGGATAGAGTATCATCTGAGTAAACTGGAAGATTTGCAAGACCAGTACACGCTGCACCAGAAACTGCGTGATGGG GTCAGAACAATGGCATATGCTTATGCCCTTTCACCTGGGAAGGAGAAAGCATCTGCTCTCAGTAATGTACGTTCAGGGTATAGGGAATGTACAGAAACACTTTGTGCGCTGGAAGTCCAGATCGAGCAGTTGATTGGTACATTAACATTAGAAATGAAAG GTATTCAAGGTTTTGCACGATTGTGTCCAGGAGATGTGTTTGAAGTAACCCTAAAGCATGGGACACAGAAGTGGAAGTCTCGTGGACGAGTGTGCAAGGACAACTCTCAGACGTGGGACAACCAGAGGACTGTCATCAAGGGACTTATTGGGGAAATG TTGCTTATAAAGGCAGTTGAAGTTCGAGTTTTGGGTAAGACGGTTGTGATAGGCAACAAGGTGTGTGAGACGAAAGACCTCTTCTCACCACATCCACAGCTCATGACTGTCAACCTTAATCCTTCTGGCTCACTTAAACTCAACATTGTTATTACGTGGAA CCCACTTGATGGTGTAGTTGAGGACACCTTGGTCAGAACACCAAGCATGTCTGCTACATCACCTGGCAATAAGCGCAGAACACCAGTACTGCATACCCTCAGCTCATCCCCTCCACACACTGTTGGAAGT gttCCCTCCGGCAAGGACAGTGGTTTGTCCCCAGAGTGTGATCACGATAGCAGTTTTGGTAGTATGTCCGCACGTAGCTCAACTGCAGACAGTGCAAGTCCATTGTCTGAATATCGAGGTCTGCTCTCTTCTCACGCTGCATTGTCTACAAGAACAGATAGCAACAGTCCTGTCTCTGATTACCAGGGACTTTCAAGGAGAACAGACAGTCAG GATTCTATACTATTTGATGGGCGAGATTCAGCTAGCCCACAGTGTGACAATACTGGAAACTTCACTCTTGTACGGAAGAAGGAGAGTCGTGTTGAGCAGTGGGCTAGATACTCACAG TTCAGCATCTCTCAGGGCTCTAACATGGATCTGATGTCTCGATCCTTCTCCCACATGTCCTCATACTCAGCTGGTCTCTCTCCCACAATGTCCCAGTCCCTTTCTCACCAACTGGACCTGCTCGGCACAGAGCCCGAGTCACTAAGATGGGGGGATGGGCAGCATTGGGATGAGGCCAACCCACCTCTTACTCTTAAAAAG GTTGTAAGTCGACTGCGAACTTGCTTAGAAGACATCCAGGGACAATTTCCACAGCTTCATACTTTGGAGGAGGCTGTCTTGGAACTGGATGATATGTGCAGG AATTGCCGAAGCAGACGTGACAGCAACACTTCCGAAATTAGCCTTTCAGTTGAATCTGCGTTAGAATGCTTCGACTTCCTTAATGCtgaatgtgatgatgattttgaagaTGATAATCCAGAT GCatgtgaggaaaagaagaaaaaagaagcagcaGCTGTGTTTGCAGGTCCATCATTACCAGACACAAGTCAGCCTCTGGTCACTGGTACACCGCAGTTGGATTCTTTCCTCTACACTCATCTGAAACATGCTCTTCAGTTGTTGCAA CATCTTGGATCATTTGGGCCCCTCAGGAGTAAGGAACGACACTCATTACAGCTCCTGGAGAATGAAGGGCAACTTGTGGCAAGAGTTTTAGCTCATAGACACAACTTTGACAGTCTTAAACCACAGCATATTATCACAGTTCCACATGTACAG GTTCTCTGGGACTCTGTGTCTGGAGGAGATGATTGGTGCATCCAAGGACAAGCAGTTGTAAATGGCTTACAGCAGCTCGTGTCAACTTTAGTGGATCCAACAGTACCAGGTTTAGCAAGAAGag TGCTGGAAGACATTGTAAGATCAATGACTGATTGTGAAGAATATGATGGAAATTCAGTAGTGACTGTTGGCCACTTCCTTCAACACCTGCATCGGCCTCTTCAGCACACTGTGCCAGCTACAGCACACAATCTTGCAATTGCTGACCTTCTGCTGTCTGCAAACACAGCAAA AGTGGAAGCTGGTCTGCAACAAATCAAAGAACCCACAAATTTCCACATCAAGATTATTGGTCATCTGCTAGCAGGCCCATCTGAGCTGCGCCATGTTACAACCAATTTTGTAAATGGTCTAGCCCATGATAACCAACTAATGAACATG ATTCTCGAGTTGTGTCTCTTACTCTTGGAATCTGGCCGTACAAGTGACCGTGAGGCAGCCTGTGTCCTGCTAGGTGTATTAGCACCAATTGTCCCCTtaaacacagaaaataaagagACTGATTCAAAAAGATCAAGCAAGAGCTCCAACAAAGCCAAGAAACATTCCTCAGCAAGTCAGGAAGGAACCCCTGAATGGCCCAACCCCATTGAGGTTTTGTCATTCTTGCAACAGAACGATTCCAGTGGGGAAGTAAGGGAAGCGGCGAGGCGAGGACTGCTCAGTTTGGGTGCAGAGGGTCAGACAGCACTGCAACAAGTCCAGCTTTCATCACATGGGTTTCAAGGCATTGAAGTAAAGGAAAGAACCAAGCTGTAA